The following proteins come from a genomic window of Musa acuminata AAA Group cultivar baxijiao chromosome BXJ1-7, Cavendish_Baxijiao_AAA, whole genome shotgun sequence:
- the LOC103973544 gene encoding outer envelope pore protein 21B, chloroplastic, whose protein sequence is MVESTPSPGMGFWDSIESTAGRQEGVASKRLPVLSCPPLGFEVELGMENSLRYDRDSKSLRIHAKEKIPLASKTLLQVHGELDTGTGTPSYLALIVRHFYPELSASMGFGIQLNKDENPSYSLRGKKAFPVTASGLVGINLKGRFHFDKEYKEARGAVELAWSVLNFQKDQDVRIKIGFDICDQVPYFQIRENNWTLNADINDIKCNTGDNLDSNVPYSLLEMLHRYYNRIHESLQLDIKCSGNQYLFLV, encoded by the exons ATGGTTGAAAGTACTCCTAGCCCCGGAATGGGATTTTGGGATTCGATAGAAAGTACGGCGGGAAGGCAGGAGGGTGTCGCCAGCAAGCGCCTCCCCGTCTTATCTTGTCCTCCGCTAGGGTTCGAAGTAGAATTGGGGATGGAGAACTCGCTCAGGTATGATCGTGATTCCAAATCCCTTCGGATACATGCCAAGGAGAAGATTCCCCTCGCCTCGAAAACCCTATTGCAG GTCCATGGAGAATTAGACACCGGGACTGGGACCCCTAGTTATCTTGCCCTAATTGTTCGACATTTCTATCCTGAG TTATCAGCCAGCATGGGTTTTGGCATTCAGCTCAACAAAGATGAAAATCCCAGTTATAGCCTTCGAGGAAAGAAGGCATTTCCAGTCACAGCCAGTGGTCTAGTGGGGATAAACTTGAAGGGAAGGTTCCATTTCGACAAAGAATATAAGGAG GCAAGGGGAGCAGTTGAATTGGCATGGAGTGTATTGAATTTCCAAAAGGATCAAGATGTGAGGATTAAAATAGGATTTGATATCTGTGACCAG GTGCCATATTTCCAGATCCGGGAAAATAATTGGACTCTTAATGCAGACATCAATG ATATCAAGTGCAATACTGGAGACAATTTAGACAGCAATGTGCCATACTCCTTGCTTGAGATGCTTCATCGCTATTACAATCGGATTCATGAATCTTTGCAACTTGATATCAAATGTTCGGGTAATCAATATCTTTTTCTAGTATGA
- the LOC103973543 gene encoding autophagy protein 5 isoform X1 has protein sequence MEVFSEEAAKYVWGGAIPLQIRLHESEVTTLPPPPPALVLGSRIGYFPLLVPLIKPYFSSTLPPGEDTVWFDYNGLPLKWYVPIGVLFDLLSAEPERPWNLTVHFRGYPGDVLTPCDSEDTVKWSYINSLKEAAYVINGNCKNIMNMAQADQFDLWQSLVKGNMDGYLRISSRLKLGPVGEDCFLKQASSLQPRQTIDEPDPVGSGRPSRIPVRLYIRNVGESLEDLEDAPIIDSWDRISYINRAVEIHKEGGNYMTLKHAMRTLLPEIFGDEDPDNKYELREEGNHEAGSSFGDPETISMTRNDLVEETSFGSHRSSEANLIRIQGIEPDLNIPFSWVVNNLKNPDYFLHLCVFLRTSPSQAKAT, from the exons ATGGAGGTGTTCTCAGAGGAGGCGGCGAAGTACGTCTGGGGTGGAGCCATCCCTCTCCAAATCCGCCTCCACGAATCGGAGGTCACCACCCTCCCACCACCTCCTCCCGCCCTG GTTCTTGGCTCCCGGATCGGGTACTTTCCTCTGCTAGTGCCTCTTATAAAGCCATATTTCAGTAGTACGCTTCCTCCCGGCGAGGACACCGTCTGGTTTGACTACAATGGGTTGCCGCTCAAGTG GTATGTACCAATAGGGGTTCTGTTTGATCTTTTATCTGCGGAGCCAGAAAGACCGTGGAATCTAACG GTTCATTTTAGAGGATATCCAGGAGACGTTTTGACACCCTGTGATAGTGAAGACACTGTGAAGTGGAGCTATATTAATTCACTAAAAGAG GCTGCATACGTCATCAATGGAAACTGTAAGAATATCATGAACATGGCACAGGCAGATCAGTTTGACCTCTGGCAATCCTTGGTAAAAG GCAACATGGATGGTTATCTTCGAATCTCATCCAGACTTAAGCTTGGACCTGTTGGCGAGGATTGTTTCTTGAAGCAGGCATCATCATTGCAACCACGACAAACTATTGATGAACCTGACCCTGTTGGATCCGGTCGACCAA GCAGAATTCCTGTTCGGTTGTATATTCGGAATGTTGGCGAATCTCTTGAAGATCTGGAAGATGCACCTATCATTGATAGCTGGGACAGAATTTCTTACATAAACCGAGCGGTCGAGATTCACAAGGAAGGAG GCAATTACATGACATTGAAGCATGCCATGAGAACGTTACTGCCAGAAATCTTTGGTGATGAAGACCCAGATAACAAATATGAACTCAGAGAGGAGGGAAACCATGAAGCTGGTTCCAGTTTTGGAGATCCAGAAACCATCAGTATGACAAGAAATGATTTGGTTGAAGAAACATCCTTTGGCAGCCATCGATCAAGTGAAGCTAATCTGATTCGCATCCAAGGGATTGAACCTGATCTGAACATTCCTTTCTCTTGGGTGGTTAATAATCTGAAGAATCCTGACTACTTTCTCCATTTATGTGTGTTCCTCAGAACGTCACCCAGCCAGGCCAAAGCAACATGA
- the LOC103973543 gene encoding autophagy protein 5 isoform X2, with protein MEVFSEEAAKYVWGGAIPLQIRLHESEVLGSRIGYFPLLVPLIKPYFSSTLPPGEDTVWFDYNGLPLKWYVPIGVLFDLLSAEPERPWNLTVHFRGYPGDVLTPCDSEDTVKWSYINSLKEAAYVINGNCKNIMNMAQADQFDLWQSLVKGNMDGYLRISSRLKLGPVGEDCFLKQASSLQPRQTIDEPDPVGSGRPSRIPVRLYIRNVGESLEDLEDAPIIDSWDRISYINRAVEIHKEGGNYMTLKHAMRTLLPEIFGDEDPDNKYELREEGNHEAGSSFGDPETISMTRNDLVEETSFGSHRSSEANLIRIQGIEPDLNIPFSWVVNNLKNPDYFLHLCVFLRTSPSQAKAT; from the exons ATGGAGGTGTTCTCAGAGGAGGCGGCGAAGTACGTCTGGGGTGGAGCCATCCCTCTCCAAATCCGCCTCCACGAATCGGAG GTTCTTGGCTCCCGGATCGGGTACTTTCCTCTGCTAGTGCCTCTTATAAAGCCATATTTCAGTAGTACGCTTCCTCCCGGCGAGGACACCGTCTGGTTTGACTACAATGGGTTGCCGCTCAAGTG GTATGTACCAATAGGGGTTCTGTTTGATCTTTTATCTGCGGAGCCAGAAAGACCGTGGAATCTAACG GTTCATTTTAGAGGATATCCAGGAGACGTTTTGACACCCTGTGATAGTGAAGACACTGTGAAGTGGAGCTATATTAATTCACTAAAAGAG GCTGCATACGTCATCAATGGAAACTGTAAGAATATCATGAACATGGCACAGGCAGATCAGTTTGACCTCTGGCAATCCTTGGTAAAAG GCAACATGGATGGTTATCTTCGAATCTCATCCAGACTTAAGCTTGGACCTGTTGGCGAGGATTGTTTCTTGAAGCAGGCATCATCATTGCAACCACGACAAACTATTGATGAACCTGACCCTGTTGGATCCGGTCGACCAA GCAGAATTCCTGTTCGGTTGTATATTCGGAATGTTGGCGAATCTCTTGAAGATCTGGAAGATGCACCTATCATTGATAGCTGGGACAGAATTTCTTACATAAACCGAGCGGTCGAGATTCACAAGGAAGGAG GCAATTACATGACATTGAAGCATGCCATGAGAACGTTACTGCCAGAAATCTTTGGTGATGAAGACCCAGATAACAAATATGAACTCAGAGAGGAGGGAAACCATGAAGCTGGTTCCAGTTTTGGAGATCCAGAAACCATCAGTATGACAAGAAATGATTTGGTTGAAGAAACATCCTTTGGCAGCCATCGATCAAGTGAAGCTAATCTGATTCGCATCCAAGGGATTGAACCTGATCTGAACATTCCTTTCTCTTGGGTGGTTAATAATCTGAAGAATCCTGACTACTTTCTCCATTTATGTGTGTTCCTCAGAACGTCACCCAGCCAGGCCAAAGCAACATGA